TAGTTGTGCGATTTCTTGCCATTGCTTGTCGGTAAACACCATTGGTTTTTCACAAAACACATGTTTTCCACTCTGAATTGCTATTTTGATATGGTCTGGATGGAGAATATTTGGTGAAGCAATATATACAAAATCACATTCATCAGCTTCTAACATTTCTTTGATATCTGTATATGCTTTGACAGCACCGTGCTTGTTAGCAAAAGCTTGAGCAGTTTCTAGCTTTCTTGAATAAACCGCCGCTAACTGTGCATCTCCACTTCGATTGGCTGCATCAATAAAAGCTTCTGTGATCCAACTCGTGCCGATCGTACAAAATTTCAATGTACCTCTCCCCTTTACGTGTCTGTTTCTTGGTTGTTATCTTGCCCTTCAGGCATAGGATCTACTTCATGTTTATATGCATATCCTTTGCTTATAGTAACAATAGATAATACTAGTACAAAAATAACTACTACGATAGAAATGATGCTTATGATCATTGCTGTCGACATAACTATACCTCACTTTACGTCCTATTTTCAAACGGTTTTATTATACCGTACATAATTTTCGTATAAATAAGCTCTAGTTGCTGAGCTTTTGCTAAACGGATTGCTCCACCATGCAAATGGTCTAGTTCAAGGGGTAAACCTTTCCGTAAATCTTGATGCATCGATGAAGTAGCTTGTGCATCAAATTGTTCCATTTTGGTTATTGCTTCTGTGACGTCTTTATCTGTAAGGTTCACATCATACTTTCCTGCTAATTCCCTCATTTCTTGTAAAAGGTGGATA
This genomic interval from Virgibacillus pantothenticus contains the following:
- the ytzI gene encoding YtzI protein; its protein translation is MSTAMIISIISIVVVIFVLVLSIVTISKGYAYKHEVDPMPEGQDNNQETDT